From a single Aspergillus puulaauensis MK2 DNA, chromosome 2, nearly complete sequence genomic region:
- the ACN9 gene encoding succinate dehydrogenase assembly factor 3 (BUSCO:EOG092652TN;~COG:S;~EggNog:ENOG410PQ8U;~InterPro:IPR008381;~PFAM:PF13233,PF05347;~TransMembrane:1 (o15-34i);~go_component: GO:0005739 - mitochondrion [Evidence IEA];~go_process: GO:0034553 - mitochondrial respiratory chain complex II assembly [Evidence IEA]) has product MRAFTRLLYATPSNIGSAASLTEALALLPPIPLYRRILRVHRRKLDPEMRILGDSYLKSEFRAHRSTENPLHIIGFLTEWQLYAQKLEGDSWIGEKLDKGKLDKMSDQQLGQLYELMQAIRNKDGEGNE; this is encoded by the exons ATGCGCGCCTTCACCCGCCTCCTTTATGCGACGCCTTCCAATATCGGCTCCGCCGCAAGCCTTACCGAAGCCCTTGCCCTCCTCCCACCCATCCCGCTCTACCGCCGAATCCTCCGCGTGCACCGCAGGAAGCTTGATCCCGAAATGCGCATTCTGGGAGACTCATACCTGAAGAGCGAGTTTCGCGCTCACCGGAGTACGGAAAATCCACTGCATATT ATCGGGTTCCTTACAGAGTGGCAATTGTATGCACAGAAGCTAGAAGGGGATTCGTGGATCGGTGAGAAGCTGGATAAGGGGAAACTGGATAAGATGAGTG ACCAACAACTCGGGCAGCTGTACGAGTTGATGCAGGCGATTCGGAAtaaagatggagaggggAATGAATAG
- a CDS encoding GNAT family N-acetyltransferase (COG:K;~EggNog:ENOG410QEGW;~InterPro:IPR000182,IPR016181;~PFAM:PF00583;~go_function: GO:0008080 - N-acetyltransferase activity [Evidence IEA]), which translates to MPSILEDPSSTIPPPPSHIKSLKTQSINPIKTTLKSGTPVTLHPITTGPSAVPRSLAQLLHREFSAEIERGCTYPMEEVMSFERFAEYWFGTFAVVATLDSQEGQEGEGLLAGGEERDWEKDCVGTFYIKPNYPGRCSHVCNAGFLTTGAARNQGVGMVMGDAYLQFAPLLGYKYSVFNLVFENNVASVKIWEKLGFSVIGRVPGAARLANSEELVAALIIGKDLVAEDNKTETETA; encoded by the exons ATGCCCTCGATCCTCGAAGACCCCTCGTCGACAATCCCCCCACCCCCCTCCCACATAAAATCTCTAAAGACCCAATCTATAAATCCCATCAAAACGACCTTGAAATCCGGCACACCTGTAACCCTGCATCCGATCACCACGGGCCCATCTGCTGTCCCACGCTCCCTTGCCCAGCTTCTCCACCGCGAATTCAGCGCGGAGATCGAGCGAGGATGCACATACCCTATGGAAGAGGTGATGTCCTTTGAGAGATTCGCCGAGTACTGGTTTGGGACGTTTGCAGTGGTGGCTACTCTTGATTCGCAGGAGGGacaagaaggcgagggctTATTGGCTGGCGGAGAGGAAAGAGATTGGGAGAAGGACTGCGTGGGGACGTTTTATATTAAGCCAAATTATCCcg GCCGCTGTTCGCATGTCTGCAATGCAGGCTTCCTAACGACCGGGGCAGCAAGAAACCAGGGCGTGGGCATGGTAATGGGCGATGCCTACTTGCAATTTGCCCCGTTATTG GGATACAAATACTCTGTCTTCAACCTCGTGTTCGAGAATAATGTCGCCTCGGTGAAGATCTGGGAGAAGCTTGGTTTTAGCGTCATTGGGCGTGTGCCAGGGGCTGCGCGGTTGGCGAATAGCGAGGAGCTGGTTGCTGCATTGATTATTGGGAAAGATTTAGTAGCAGAAGATAATAAGACAGAAACAGAGACGGCTTAG
- the MTQ2 gene encoding S-adenosylmethionine-dependent methyltransferase (BUSCO:EOG09264XVU;~COG:J;~EggNog:ENOG410PKX9;~InterPro:IPR002052,IPR029063;~go_function: GO:0003676 - nucleic acid binding [Evidence IEA];~go_function: GO:0008168 - methyltransferase activity [Evidence IEA];~go_process: GO:0032259 - methylation [Evidence IEA]) yields the protein MLPTPDTSHVAFDTIYEPSEDSYLFLDTLSSTSESAWLKSRFSSSPPPSPSPILLEVGSGSGVVLAFLTANSSLILGRRDVLALATDVNRNACIATQKTVAKAVDERQSQDEEQSANTQGGTTGSKTKSVCLSAVTGDLCEAIRPGSVDILLFNPPYVPTEELPALPSISSDPVAKELSRSAKFEQDSYYLSLTYAGGRDGMETTERLLESIPGILDPDRGVAYVLLCAQNRPNEVKERIRGWGDGWRAESVGNSGMQAGWEKLVIVRIWREA from the coding sequence ATGCTCCCCACCCCAGATACATCCCACGTCGCCTTCGACACAATCTACGAGCCCTCAGAAGACTCctacctcttcctcgacaccctctcctccacctccgaaTCCGCCTGGCTGAAATCCCGCTTCAGCTCTTCGCCGCCACCGTCCCCATCTCCTATTCTCCTCGAAGtcggctccggctccggtgtcgtcctcgccttctTAACTGCCAACTCCTCACTAATCCTCGGCCGCCGCGATGTCCTCGCCCTTGCAACAGATGTAAACCGAAATGCTTGCATCGCAACACAGAAAACAGTCGCAAAGGCCGTAGACGAACGGCAATCACAAGACGAGGAACAGAGTGCCAATACACAGGGTGGAACCACGGGCTCAAAGACAAAATCGGTATGCCTTTCGGCTGTAACAGGGGATCTATGCGAAGCTATCCGGCCCGGAAGCGTGGACATCTTACTGTTCAATCCGCCATATGTACCGACGGAAGAATTACCAGCTTTACCGTCTATTTCGTCTGATCCAGTTGCGAAAGAGCTATCGAGGAGCGCCAAGTTCGAACAGGACTCGTATTACCTTTCTCTGACATATGCGGGGGGGCGAGATGGGATGGAAACGACGGAGAGGCTGCTAGAGTCGATCCCTGGGATATTGGATCCGGATCGTGGGGTTGCGTATGTGCTTCTTTGTGCGCAGAACAGGCCGAAcgaggtgaaggagaggattaggggttggggagatggatggagggCCGAATCAGTGGGTAATAGTGGGATGCAAGCTGGGTGGGAGAAGCTGGTAATTGTGAGGATTTGGAGAGAAGCTTAG
- the SMD1 gene encoding mRNA splicing protein SMD1 (BUSCO:EOG09265FL1;~COG:A;~EggNog:ENOG410PSD1;~InterPro:IPR027141,IPR034102,IPR010920,IPR001163;~PFAM:PF01423;~go_process: GO:0000387 - spliceosomal snRNP assembly [Evidence IEA];~go_process: GO:0006396 - RNA processing [Evidence IEA]), with protein sequence MKLVRFLMKCANETVTVELKNGTILHGTITSVSPQMNTSLRTVKMTPKGRDPISLDTINIRGSTIRYYILPDSLPLDTLLIDDTPKPKNKARKEADRGGRGGPGRGGPRGRGRGRGRGRGRGF encoded by the exons ATGAAGCTTGTTCG ATTCTTGATGAAATGCGCCAATGAGACGGTAACTGTCGAGCTGAAGAATG GCACAATTCTCCACGGAACCATCACCTCCGTCAGCCCCCAAATGAATACCTCCCTCCGCACCGTCAAGATGACGCCTAAGGGCCGTGACCCCATCTCCCTTGACACGATTAACATCCGAGGCTCGACGATCCGCTACTACATCCTCCCTGATAGTCTGCCGCTAGACACACTGCTCATCGACGATACGCCCAAACCGAAGAACAAGGCGCGCAAGGAGGCCGATcgcggtggccgtggtggtCCTGGTCGCGGTGGCCCACGAGGACGTGGAAGGggacgaggccgaggccggGGTCGGGGATTCTAA
- a CDS encoding acylphosphatase (COG:C;~EggNog:ENOG410PRZ9;~InterPro:IPR036046,IPR017968,IPR001792,IPR020456;~PFAM:PF00708;~go_function: GO:0003998 - acylphosphatase activity [Evidence IEA]), with the protein MATQRIAFKVHGTVQGVGFRDFTLKRATEHGLKGWVKNTDCGRVEGEAQGTEETLQKFLKDINSGPRLAHVVKLEQKNLDSKEDDVQFGLKKTSASVFESL; encoded by the exons ATGGCAACGCAAAGG ATCGCATTCAAAGTCCATGGCACGGTGCAAG GTGTCGGCTTCCG TGACTTCACCCTGAAGCGTGCTACCGAACACGGCCTAAAAGGCTGGGTCAAGAATACAGACTGCGGAAGA GTTGAGGGCGAAGCGCAGGGAACCGAAGAAACCTTACAGAAGTTCCtcaaggatatcaacagTGGCCCGCGATTGGCACACGTAGTCAAACTGGAGCAAAAAAATCTGGATTCGAAAGAAGATGACGTCCAATTTGGGCTCAAAAAGACATCGGCGTCTGTATTTGAATCTCTTTGA
- a CDS encoding uncharacterized protein (COG:S;~EggNog:ENOG410PM8Q) produces MEDPVEFDATAPPVRASSPSPSVSPTPAISSCPSPDRTSRTFSTFSTVSSLSTSSGASGDARSSVSVSTRRRGYIRPQGAEFAASAKNRESVMSLGSIAHLQYYFARTGLLDGKGGNTREYKKKKRNTEGFPQLLLTPNSHFTDDFTTSPTEEEHTDPGEDVYDEVEPGEEVMLPPTVSTYSIKTHYIPPPPDLLQLRRDLLNAIWKAQKEIDTVSQDQPSPETLPPRIDISPEGNADSDENSQVQADLAAARKTWDEIQGMRILDVVTLAIRAAKIYYTTHEYPERLSSIRSEREIRQDLFNVLEVLKRWAGRNFAGGLREDEQKAVLDWMSDVRDMLGKEARLEEAEVKERASWGWIEGDWTGRERQREEAFLASLTGPDSSLPAWPELENGSPPSPMLEQLCDGRDLIRIHNIAVKKSKRPFGEIKTFHEDIAKPYRRADNLRFWIKAAEIRWETKLDLDVMGVVNGNSDEAWHQFDKAVAAWCKSVRQELSQDLRVLRRRATAASADGLLVSKKR; encoded by the coding sequence ATGGAGGACCCAGTCGAGTTTGACGCTACAGCCCCTCCAGTCCGAGCCTCgtcgccctctccctccgTCTCTCCAACACCCGCAATCTCGTCTTGCCCGTCGCCAGACCGTACATCCCGTACGTTCTCTACATTCTCTACGGTCTCTTCATTGTCAACATCTTCCGGTGCTTCCGGCGATGCCAGATCATCGGTGTCGGTCTCCACCCGGAGACGGGGGTATATCCGTCCTCAGGGGGCGGAGTTTGCCGCCTCCGCAAAAAACCGGGAGAGCGTGATGAGCTTGGGAAGCATTGCCCACCTGCAATACTATTTTGCTCGAACTGGCCTGCTGGACGGCAAGGGCGGGAATACGCGCGAATataaaaagaagaagaggaacaCGGAAGGGTTTCCGCAGTTACTCCTCACCCCAAATTCTCACTTCACGGACGATTTCACCACGAGCCCGACGGAAGAAGAACACACGGATCCAGGGGAAGATGTGTATGACGAAGTCGAACCCGGGGAGGAGGTGATGCTTCCTCCTACCGTTAGCACCTATAGCATTAAAACGCACTACATTCCACCCCCTCCAgacctgctgcagctgcggagAGACCTTTTGAATGCGATATGGAAAGCACAGAAAGAAATTGATACGGTATCCCAGGACCAGCCTTCTCCAGAAACACTCCCCCCACGGATTGACATCTCGCCAGAAGGCAATGCAGACTCCGATGAAAATTCACAAGTCCAAGCAGATTTGGCTGCAGCTCGTAAGACATGGGACGAGATTCAGGGTATGCGAATTCTGGATGTCGTGACGCTTGCAATTCGCGCAGcaaaaatatattataccACCCACGAGTATCCGGAACGTCTATCGTCAATAAGAAGCGAACGCGAGATCAGGCAAGACTTGTTCAATGTGTTGGAGGTTCTGAAGCGATGGGCTGGGCGCAATTTTGCAGGTGGACTCCGGGAAGACGAGCAGAAGGCTGTCCTAGATTGGATGTCCGATGTGCGCGACATGCTCGGGAAAGAGGCAAGGcttgaagaagcggaagTTAAGGAGCGCGCCAGTTGGGGTTGGATCGAGGGGGACTGGACAGGTCGCGAACGACAGCGAGAGGAGGCATTCCTAGCTAGCCTGACGGGTCCGGACTCATCACTGCCAGCATGGCCGGAGCTTGAGAATGGCTCACCACCGTCACCAATGCTTGAGCAACTGTGTGATGGTCGCGACTTAATTCGGATCCACAACATAGCCGTCAAAAAATCTAAGCGACCGTTTGGCGAGATTAAAACCTTCCATGAAGATATCGCCAAGCCTTATCGACGCGCAGACAACCTTCGATTTTGGATAAAGGCAGCTGAGATCCGATGGGAGACAAAGCTGGACTTGGACGTGATGGGTGTTGTCAACGGCAACAGCGACGAGGCATGGCACCAATTTGACAAAGCAGTCGCCGCTTGGTGTAAATCCGTCAGGCAAGAACTTTCACAAGACCTGCGAGTGTTAAGAAGACGGGCGACTGCAGCCAGTGCCGATGGACTGCTTGTGAGCAAGAAACGATAG
- a CDS encoding KAR9 family protein (COG:S;~EggNog:ENOG410PFRM;~InterPro:IPR013889;~PFAM:PF08580), with product MRAIFSATRTHPSDPATDTSPSTSQASPPPSPPAPPSLSISTPDESVTPRRIKSKSSLRSLRSIGSSSLHEDDFDDTQSDKSLIRPNILRRLSPGLAARVKLLDGNAKTAGSSRNAGAVGRIPEEQIKELDSLHHKNNSIKVEKRGRVWNGITFVSKSQKHQQQQLHADVPEPEPVADPILGSDQDAPALDHIETVEEQVEDTPTAMSVVESAPAPLGPEITGSNVEDQTEAQTDFEKYIQKTSELEESGAPPPPPKDSPPQSITSSNNQSYFNPRGLQRTESIYSFSRSSFSNQISQLTSIALPQPSSLEASIGSISNAPAAVKALTSAAEQIQIWIRKASGVLSGLDAEDDVEWAAAGGREGLDGVDKSITKFESLVNVYVKAIEDVQLRGDIANVSTEALETIVTQMDTILQSWAQIKSRLRAVKEQVELAMEWEELWNSVLGDVGEEVEELEGLVFEMEAKRHFNLAEESTGMDINELETIVEETPSGGRMPSNKRSSMGSLFPAPPALEKPIIQTPQDDTNHSNLVGLFARLQPLRASLDFLPMRLSMFQSRAERLFPSACEELAGRCDDLEKSYKNLQADADSLRKELEEDRWVIVFRNAGSQAQKMFESVERSISKLQEGLETGMHLHNPAGMTSRIESYEAKKQHYLPAIERVVTITQKGVSDRLTVNGEILRLLAEMQSKVDALRASIKVMDSTLEDIQDLRTQHMRDSISTVVTMDSPATGSLVDTPGSSPASSVIMTPANKSTAPFGSSSRRGSSVGSAARTSTGRRASGLPQLSSNLKPRQSSIPKTTLTAPSPTPTARKIPQPVLSPAMLNRPRWNGSTNTSDLDIGHKHKGWSPSFSQSSGPPRVSRPSSAIPPRDVSASPVPRTSSRLSSRLASRSPGRIASPSSGRSLLDPPPYSKLRRPSGAENMPNTPRSRQSFAGMSFSRSVSQDQDRNQDSPSKTTRPGTALGHSGSRRISLLPLPRNRKDNTPTTRSKLAERPPWRG from the coding sequence ATGCGTGCCATTTTCTCTGCCACTAGGACTCACCCCTCGGATCCCGCTACAGACACGTCTCCGTCCACGTCGCAAGCTTCGCCgccaccatctcctcctgcACCGCCCTCTCTATCCATCTCTACCCCGGATGAGTCGGTAACACCACGCAGGATCAAGTCGAAATCCTCACTACGAAGCCTTCGAAGTATCGGTAGCAGCAGTTTACACGAAGACGATTTTGACGATACCCAGTCCGATAAGTCGCTCATCCGCCCGAACATCCTCCGTCGCCTGTCGCCCGGTTTAGCGGCACGCGTGAAGCTACTTGACGGCAACGCCAAAACAGCAGGTTCTTCTCGCAACGCCGGAGCAGTCGGTCGGATTCCTGAGGAGCAGATCAAGGAGTTGGATAGTCTGCATCACAAGAATAATTCGATTAAAGTCGAGAAGAGAGGTCGCGTTTGGAATGGGATAACCTTTGTCAGCAAAAGTCaaaaacatcaacaacagcaattACACGCGGACGTGCCTGAACCAGAGCCGGTCGCTGACCCAATCCTTGGGTCGGATCAGGACGCCCCCGCCCTCGACCATATCGAAACAGTGGAAGAACAGGTGGAAGATACGCCAACAGCGATGTCTGTCGTTGAGTCAGCCCCAGCACCGCTGGGCCCCGAGATAACTGGTTCTAACGTAGAAGATCAGACCGAGGCCCAGACAGACTTCGAAAAGTACATCCAGAAAACCAGCGAGCTTGAAGAAAGCGGCGcccctcccccgcccccGAAAGACTCCCCTCCTCAATCGATCACATCGTCGAACAACCAGTCCTATTTCAATCCTCGTGGTTTACAACGCACAGAATCCATATACTCGTTCTCCCGATCCTCCTTTAGCAATCAGATATCTCAGCTTACGTCCATCGCCCTCCCGCAGCCGTCGTCGCTTGAAGCCAGCATCGGCTCAATCTCGAACGCCCCCGCTGCAGTAAAAGCCCTGACCAGCGCCGCAGAACAAATTCAGATATGGATTAGGAAGGCTTCAGGTGTCCTCAGCGGATTGgatgcagaagatgatgtAGAATGGGCCGCGGCCGGTGGACGGGAGGGTCTCGATGGTGTGGACAAGTCTATTACAAAGTTCGAGAGCCTAGTGAATGTCTACGTTAAAGCGATCGAAGATGTGCAACTGCGTGGCGACATCGCTAATGTTAGCACCGAGGCCTTGGAGACGATCGTCACCCAGATGGACACTATTTTACAAAGCTGGGCCCAGATAAAATCCCGACTTCGAGCAGTCAAGGAACAAGTGGAATTGGCCATGGAATGGGAAGAACTATGGAACAGTGTTTTAGGCGACGTgggcgaggaagttgaggagTTAGAAGGGCTAGTcttcgagatggaggccaAGCGACACTTCAATCTAGCGGAAGAATCTACCGGGATGGATATCAACGAGCTGGAGACGATTGTGGAAGAAACGCCGTCTGGTGGACGAATGCCTTCGAACAAGCGGTCCAGTATGGGTTCACTCTTTCCTGCACCGCCTGCATTAGAAAAGCCGATTATCCAAACACCGCAGGATGATACGAACCATTCCAACCTTGTCGGACTCTTTGCCCGTCTCCAGCCTTTGCGCGCATCGCTTGATTTCCTGCCCATGAGGCTTTCCATGTTCCAATCACGTGCTGAGCGCCTATTTCCGTCCGCTTGTGAGGAATTGGCAGGGCGATGTGATGATCTTGAAAAGAGCTACAAGAACCTCCAGGCAGATGCCGATTCACTACGAAaggaattggaagaagaCCGGTGGGTCATTGTTTTCCGAAATGCCGGTTCCCAAGCGCAAAAAATGTTCGAGTCTGTTGAGCGAAGTATTTCCAAGCTGCAAGAAGGTCTCGAGACGGGTATGCATTTGCATAATCCCGCCGGGATGACCAGTCGAATTGAGAGCTACGAAGCCAAGAAGCAGCACTATCTTCCTGCTATCGAGCGAGTGGTTACAATTACCCAGAAGGGTGTTAGTGACCGACTTACTGTGAATGGGGAGATCCTGCGACTTCTGGCAGAAATGCAATCCAAGGTCGATGCACTGAGAGCCAGCATCAAGGTTATGGACTCAACCTTAGAGGATATTCAAGACTTGAGAACACAACATATGCGTGATTCCATTTCAACAGTTGTCACAATGGATAGTCCAGCAACGGGAAGCCTCGTTGACACGCCCGGCAGCTCACCAGCATCCTCGGTCATCATGACGCCTGCGAACAAGTCAACAGCACCGTTCGGGTCGTCCAGTCGCCGTGGTAGTTCCGTCGGCTCTGCTGCTCGAACGTCGACTGGCCGCCGAGCTTCAGGGCTACCGCAGTTATCGTCTAACCTGAAGCCAAGGCAGTCTAGCATCCCCAAGACGACTTTGACGGCTCCGTCACCGACACCAACGGCACGGAAGATTCCGCAACCCGTACTCTCGCCAGCTATGCTTAATCGACCGCGATGGAATGGCAGCACGAACACATCTGATCTGGATATCGGACATAAGCATAAGGGCTGGTCACCATCATTCTCCCAGTCGTCAGGGCCCCCTCGCGTCTCGCGCCCATCCTCAGCAATTCCGCCGCGGGACGTATCTGCGTCCCCCGTACCAAGAACTTCGAGTCGCCTATCTAGTCGTTTGGCCTCGCGCAGCCCCGGACGCATTGCATCACCGTCGTCTGGTCGGTCACTCCTGGATCCTCCCCCCTATAGCAAACTCCGGCGCCCTTCTGGAGCCGAGAACATGCCCAACACACCCCGAAGCCGACAAAGCTTTGCGGGGATGTCCTTTAGTCGCAGCGTCTCACAAGACCAAGATCGAAATCAAGACAGCCCTTCAAAAACCACTCGCCCCGGAACAGCGCTCGGGCACTCAGGCAGCCGCCGGATCAGCCTGCTTCCTTTGCCACGGAACCGTAAAGACAATACCCCGACGACGCGAAGCAAACTCGCAGAACGACCCCCATGGCGAGGTTAA
- a CDS encoding alternative oxidase (COG:C;~EggNog:ENOG410PHGU;~InterPro:IPR002680,IPR038659;~PFAM:PF01786;~TransMembrane:2 (i149-170o211-234i);~go_function: GO:0009916 - alternative oxidase activity [Evidence IEA];~go_process: GO:0055114 - oxidation-reduction process [Evidence IEA]), with amino-acid sequence MNSLSATAPIRMATLPKHYLQFTVRTYTKQMASTGLRCTGQWSANKYHQQPPTKRYISSTPQSQIKDYFPPPDAPKIKEVETAWAHPVYTEEEMHRVTVGHREAKNWSDWVAFGSVRMLRWGMDLVTGYKHPTPGKEHDMKFRMTEQKWLTRFVFLESVAGVPGMVGGMLRHLRSLRRMKRDNGWIETLLEEAYNERMHLLTFLKMAEPGWFMRLMVLGAQGVFFNGFFLSYLVSPRTCHRFVGYLEEEAVLTYTRAIKDLEAGRLPDWETLEAPQIAIQYWKMPESNRTMKDLLLYIRADEAKHREVNHTLGNLKQAADPNPYSVKWKDPAKSHPGKGISNLKTTGWERDEVV; translated from the exons ATGAATTCTTTATCGGCAACGGCGCCCATTAGGATGGCGACATTACCAAAGCACTATCTACAGTTCACTGTACGAACCTATACAAAGCAGATGGCTAGTACTGGACTCCGATGCACTGGTCAGTGGTCCGCCAATAAATACCATCAACAACCGCCTACAAAACGGTACATATCATCTACGCCACAATCGCAGATAAAGGATtactttcctcctcctgATGCACCAAAGATCAAAGAGGTGGAGACGGCCTGGGCACACCCTGT TTAtaccgaagaagaaatgcATAGAGTTACTGTCGGCCACCGAGAAGCAAAGAACTGGTCTGACTGGGTTGCATTTGGCAGTGTCCGGATGTTGCGATGGGGTATGGACCTGGTCACAGGCTACAAACACCCTACACCAGGCAAAGAACACGACATGAAATTCAGGATGACAGAGCAAAAGTGGTTGACGAGATTCGTCTTCTTAGAGAGCGTGGCTGGCGTTCCGGGAATGGTTGGGGGCATGCTAAGGCACCTAAGAAGTCTTAGACGTATGAAGCGGGATAATGGATG GATCGAAACCTTGCTGGAAGAGGCATACAACGAGCGGATGCATCTGCTTACATTCCTAAAAATGGCTGAGCCTGGATGGTTCATGCGCCTAATGGTGCTTGGGGCCCAAGGAGTGTTTTTCAAcggcttctttctttcttaccTCGTTTCGCCACGGACCTGTCATCGCTTCGTCGGATATCTCGAGGAAGAAGCCGTCCTCACCTACACTCGAGCTATCAAAGATCTCGAAGCTGGTAGACTACCTGATTGGGAGACGCTGGAGGCGCCCCAAATTGCTATACAATACTGGAAGATGCCTGAAAGCAACAGGACCATGAAGGACCTGTTGTTATACATCCGAGCAGACGAGGCCAAGCATCGCGAGGTCAACCACACGCTTGGAAACCTGAAGCAAGCGGCCGATCCCAACCCTTACTCAGTCAAATGGAAGGACCCAGCAAAGTCGCATCCAGGCAAAGGCATTTCGAACCTGAAGACCACTGGGTGGGAAAGAGATGAAGTAGTTTAA